Proteins from one Syntrophaceae bacterium genomic window:
- a CDS encoding tetratricopeptide repeat protein, translating to MSVPTPLPHLKTWILIGLAALVLLSFQGVFQNGFIHYDDHVYVTDNPHVRGGLSAEGIRWAFTATDAGFWHPLTWLSLMADAQLFRLNPAGYHGTSLLLHLLTTALLFLVLSGLTGRVWPSAFAAALFGVHPLQVEPVAWVAARKDVLCAFFWVAAMGLYGWYALRPGILRYGALAAVFFMGLMAKPMVMTLPFVLLLLDVWPLNRLDFGGGKGFADRGETRRFRPATWKSALLEKVPLLVMAAGVASVTFFAEAKVGALKPLEAFPLSERLGNALVSYVRYLGKTLWPADLSIHYAHPGVWPLWIILGSAVLLAAITLAVLMGFRRRPYLTTGWLWFLGTLIPVIGIVQIGSHAMADRYACLPSIGLFLMVAWGGADCVKAWFPSRARLLSAAAVLLLLPVLAVMDRNQVTRWRDAVSIFRHAARVEPNNALVQNNLGAALTRAEKSAEAIGPLRQALRIRPDYAEAAFNLGAALAEQGDREEALLWYDRALELHPGFAEAYNNKGILAAESGRFSEAAELFQKALTIRPDYREARSNWARVMAERRR from the coding sequence ATGAGCGTTCCCACCCCGCTCCCGCATCTGAAAACCTGGATCCTCATCGGACTGGCGGCGCTGGTCCTGCTGTCCTTCCAAGGTGTATTCCAGAACGGATTCATTCATTACGACGATCATGTCTATGTCACCGACAATCCGCACGTGCGGGGCGGGCTGTCCGCAGAGGGGATCCGATGGGCCTTCACGGCGACCGACGCGGGATTCTGGCACCCCCTGACCTGGCTCTCCCTCATGGCGGATGCCCAGCTGTTCCGGCTCAATCCCGCCGGATACCACGGGACGAGCCTTCTCCTTCATCTCCTGACGACGGCCCTCCTGTTTCTCGTCTTATCCGGACTCACCGGGCGGGTCTGGCCGAGCGCCTTCGCGGCGGCGCTCTTCGGCGTCCATCCTCTCCAGGTGGAGCCGGTGGCCTGGGTGGCGGCCCGCAAGGACGTGCTCTGCGCGTTTTTCTGGGTTGCCGCCATGGGGCTTTACGGCTGGTATGCCCTGCGGCCGGGTATTCTTCGTTATGGGGCCCTGGCGGCGGTCTTTTTCATGGGGCTGATGGCCAAGCCCATGGTCATGACCCTTCCCTTCGTTCTCCTTCTCCTCGATGTATGGCCGCTGAACCGTCTGGACTTCGGCGGCGGGAAAGGGTTTGCCGACCGGGGGGAGACAAGGCGCTTCCGGCCCGCCACCTGGAAATCCGCCTTGCTGGAGAAGGTACCCCTGCTGGTGATGGCGGCGGGCGTTGCGTCGGTGACCTTCTTTGCCGAAGCCAAGGTCGGCGCCCTGAAGCCCCTGGAGGCGTTTCCCCTTTCGGAGCGCCTCGGAAACGCCCTGGTCTCGTACGTGCGCTATCTGGGCAAGACGCTCTGGCCGGCCGATCTGTCCATCCACTATGCCCATCCCGGCGTCTGGCCGCTGTGGATCATCCTCGGATCGGCCGTTCTCCTGGCGGCGATTACCCTGGCGGTCCTGATGGGATTCCGGAGACGTCCTTATCTGACGACGGGCTGGCTCTGGTTTCTGGGCACCCTGATCCCCGTTATCGGGATCGTGCAGATCGGTTCCCATGCCATGGCGGACCGTTACGCCTGTCTCCCCTCCATCGGACTGTTTCTGATGGTTGCCTGGGGCGGAGCGGATTGTGTGAAAGCCTGGTTTCCTTCCCGCGCCCGGCTTCTTTCGGCTGCAGCCGTTCTGCTTCTGCTGCCGGTGCTTGCGGTCATGGACCGAAATCAGGTAACACGCTGGCGGGACGCCGTTTCCATCTTTCGTCATGCCGCCCGGGTAGAGCCGAACAACGCCCTGGTGCAGAACAACCTGGGGGCCGCCCTGACCCGGGCCGAGAAGAGCGCCGAGGCGATCGGCCCTTTGCGGCAGGCGCTGAGAATCAGGCCGGACTACGCAGAAGCGGCCTTCAACCTGGGGGCCGCGCTGGCGGAACAGGGGGACCGGGAAGAGGCGCTTCTGTGGTATGACCGGGCTCTGGAGCTCCATCCCGGTTTCGCGGAGGCGTATAACAACAAGGGGATTCTGGCCGCGGAAAGCGGTCGCTTCAGCGAAGCGGCCGAACTGTTTCAAAAAGCTCTGACCATCCGGCCGGATTACCGGGAGGCCAGATCGAACTGGGCGAGGGTAATGGCGGAGCGCCGGCGTTGA
- a CDS encoding tetratricopeptide repeat protein, producing MKKGETIRLREGDGRYGKGGIGRRVETVLALSIFLLVLIVFGQTGGFDFIHFDDNVYVTGNAHVRSGLTGPSVAWAFSTLEEGFWHPLTWLSLMLDARLYGAWAGGFHWTNVLLHGLSAIILFLTLSRMTDAPWRSAFVAGLFAVHPLHVESVAWVAERKDVLCGFFWMASLAAYAWYALRPGFWRYGLLLAVFLLGLMAKPMIVTLPFVLLLLDAWPLRRDAALLGILGKREFSKASWWWLILEKIPLLAISAGFSALAYWAEFRAGALGPGDVYPIADRVANALVSYTSYLQHLFWPTGLAPFYPHPGRWPEGEVLLSGIVLAVISSAVFALARRRPWLGVGWLWYLGTLVPVSGIVQIGNIAMADRFTYIPLIGPAVMLAWGVSDLPGRSGAGRRVAVLAGMLLLAVCALLSRHQAAYWENTETLFRHTLAVTERNYKAHHALGLALHERGLSADAIRHLGLSLELREDSRARNDLGVALMGAGRFREAEAQFRRAVALRPATAKYWNNLGAAVASQDRPSEAVPLFREALRLRPDYGEARRNLEQALGVPPGASPPIRRK from the coding sequence ATGAAGAAGGGTGAGACGATTCGCCTCCGGGAAGGCGACGGGCGCTATGGTAAGGGCGGGATCGGGAGACGCGTCGAAACCGTCCTGGCACTGTCGATTTTCCTTCTGGTCCTGATCGTTTTCGGCCAGACGGGCGGTTTCGACTTCATCCATTTCGACGACAACGTATACGTGACCGGCAACGCCCATGTCCGTTCCGGTCTGACCGGCCCCTCCGTTGCATGGGCCTTCTCGACCCTCGAGGAAGGGTTCTGGCATCCCCTGACATGGCTTTCGCTGATGCTGGATGCCCGGCTGTACGGTGCCTGGGCGGGCGGGTTCCACTGGACGAACGTCCTGCTCCACGGGCTGTCCGCGATCATCCTCTTCCTGACGCTGTCCCGCATGACAGACGCTCCATGGCGGAGCGCCTTCGTGGCGGGCCTCTTTGCCGTTCACCCACTTCACGTCGAGTCCGTGGCGTGGGTGGCCGAGCGGAAGGATGTTCTCTGCGGCTTTTTCTGGATGGCCTCCCTGGCGGCCTATGCCTGGTATGCGCTCCGCCCCGGTTTCTGGCGATACGGACTCCTCCTGGCCGTATTCCTTCTCGGGCTGATGGCCAAGCCGATGATCGTCACCCTGCCGTTTGTCCTTCTTCTCCTCGACGCCTGGCCCCTCCGTCGTGATGCGGCGCTCCTGGGAATTTTAGGGAAGAGGGAATTCAGCAAGGCATCCTGGTGGTGGCTGATCCTGGAAAAAATCCCGCTGCTGGCGATTTCCGCCGGGTTTTCCGCCTTGGCCTATTGGGCCGAATTCCGGGCGGGTGCTCTCGGCCCCGGCGACGTCTATCCCATTGCGGATCGGGTGGCGAACGCCCTGGTTTCGTATACTTCCTATCTCCAGCACCTGTTCTGGCCGACAGGCCTGGCTCCCTTCTATCCGCATCCGGGCCGATGGCCGGAAGGCGAGGTTCTTCTCTCCGGGATTGTACTGGCGGTCATCAGTAGCGCTGTTTTCGCCCTGGCGAGACGGCGTCCCTGGCTGGGCGTAGGCTGGCTCTGGTATCTTGGCACCCTGGTGCCGGTAAGCGGGATCGTCCAGATCGGCAATATCGCCATGGCGGACCGGTTTACCTACATCCCCCTGATCGGTCCGGCCGTCATGCTGGCGTGGGGCGTTTCGGATCTGCCGGGGCGGTCCGGCGCAGGCAGAAGGGTTGCCGTCCTGGCGGGCATGCTCCTCCTGGCTGTCTGTGCCCTGCTTTCTCGGCATCAGGCGGCGTACTGGGAGAATACGGAGACGCTCTTCCGGCATACCCTCGCGGTGACGGAGAGGAATTACAAAGCGCACCATGCCCTGGGGCTGGCTCTTCACGAACGGGGTCTCTCCGCCGACGCAATCCGCCACCTCGGGCTCTCCCTTGAACTGCGGGAAGATTCCCGTGCCCGCAATGACCTGGGCGTCGCGCTGATGGGCGCGGGCCGGTTCCGGGAGGCGGAAGCACAGTTCCGGAGGGCGGTCGCCCTTCGTCCCGCCACGGCGAAATACTGGAACAACCTGGGCGCCGCCGTGGCCTCGCAGGATCGACCGTCCGAGGCGGTTCCCTTGTTCCGGGAGGCTCTCCGGCTTCGGCCCGATTACGGGGAAGCCCGGCGAAACCTGGAGCAGGCCCTGGGTGTGCCGCCGGGAGCTTCTCCCCCAATCCGTCGGAAATAA
- a CDS encoding glycosyltransferase family 9 protein codes for MKAETIRIIDVWTGKGICFFLTMLRRLWDAFAPRPLSPPPVRKILFIKLIEQGATVLAYSALRRAIDQAGRENVYFMVFEENREILFILDLLPAENVLIIRNRDFLTFSRDILSALIRVRKLRIDAVVDLEFFARASAIISFLTGAERRVGLHRFTSEAPYRGDLMTHRVQYNPYFHTAKAYLLLVEALARSPGEIPLSKIPERDLAVTAPRFRPTEEETGRLEKRLADIWGEAGSGPLVLLNPNAGDLLPLRKWSTENFIALGRKILEKRPDVRLIITGAPSEAASAEAVCSRIGSRRAVTLAGRTTLRELLVLYTLADVLVTNDSGPGHFASMTDIDNVVLFGPETPHLFGAIGGRPRTIYAKLACSPCVNAFNHRFSPCNDNRCMQVITVEEILRTVLACLAERNKASGTAS; via the coding sequence TTGAAAGCGGAAACGATACGGATTATTGATGTTTGGACCGGAAAGGGAATCTGTTTTTTCCTCACGATGCTGCGGCGCCTGTGGGATGCCTTCGCGCCGCGCCCTTTGTCTCCTCCGCCGGTGCGGAAGATCCTTTTCATCAAGCTCATCGAGCAGGGGGCAACCGTGCTGGCCTACAGCGCCCTTCGACGGGCCATCGATCAGGCCGGCCGCGAAAACGTATATTTCATGGTGTTTGAGGAAAACCGGGAGATCCTTTTTATCCTGGACCTCCTGCCAGCGGAAAACGTGCTGATCATCCGGAACCGTGATTTTCTCACCTTTTCCCGGGACATCCTTTCCGCCCTGATCCGGGTCCGAAAGCTTCGGATCGATGCGGTGGTGGACCTCGAATTTTTTGCCCGCGCCTCGGCCATCATTTCCTTCCTCACCGGCGCGGAACGCCGGGTGGGCCTGCATCGGTTCACCAGCGAGGCCCCCTATCGCGGCGACCTGATGACCCACCGGGTTCAGTACAATCCGTACTTTCACACGGCCAAGGCTTACCTGCTCCTGGTGGAGGCGCTGGCAAGGTCACCGGGAGAGATCCCGTTATCCAAGATTCCGGAAAGGGACCTTGCCGTGACGGCCCCCCGTTTCCGGCCGACCGAGGAGGAAACCGGGCGGCTGGAGAAGCGACTGGCGGACATCTGGGGGGAGGCGGGAAGCGGTCCGCTGGTCCTCCTGAATCCCAACGCCGGCGACCTTCTTCCCCTGCGGAAGTGGTCCACGGAAAACTTTATCGCCCTGGGACGGAAGATTCTCGAGAAGAGACCGGATGTGCGGCTGATCATAACCGGCGCCCCGTCGGAAGCGGCATCGGCAGAGGCGGTCTGCAGCCGGATCGGATCCCGGCGGGCCGTAACGCTGGCCGGCAGGACAACGCTCCGGGAGCTCTTGGTCCTGTATACACTCGCCGACGTCCTGGTGACCAACGACAGCGGTCCCGGCCACTTCGCCTCCATGACGGACATCGACAACGTCGTCCTCTTCGGACCGGAAACCCCGCACCTCTTCGGTGCCATCGGGGGACGTCCCCGTACAATATATGCGAAGCTGGCCTGCAGCCCCTGCGTGAACGCCTTCAACCACCGGTTCTCTCCCTGTAACGACAACCGGTGCATGCAGGTCATCACCGTCGAGGAGATCCTCCGTACAGTCCTCGCCTGCCTTGCGGAGAGGAACAAAGCGTCCGGAACCGCTTCCTGA
- a CDS encoding TetR/AcrR family transcriptional regulator — protein sequence MGLEERRRREKENRRAAILKAARKLFFEKGFKPVTVESIAQKAELSKGSIYLYFNSKEEIYTQILLSDIDKFHKGIANLFRTGETASDLLVELAKIYINFFLGDKELFRILMTFMLHTEHMNLPEELNRHVVKTTNKTISVIEKIFQYGVDRGEFPPTMNLRLNRDVIWGLLNGIISLHLFTGLEGRREERIRSTVEEGIREVIRGLTTPETAAEDQMKTAAGGRTDR from the coding sequence GTGGGACTTGAAGAGAGAAGAAGACGGGAGAAGGAAAACCGGAGGGCGGCCATCCTCAAGGCGGCCAGAAAGCTCTTTTTTGAAAAAGGTTTCAAGCCGGTAACGGTAGAGAGCATCGCCCAGAAGGCCGAACTCAGCAAGGGGTCCATCTATCTGTACTTCAACAGCAAGGAGGAGATCTACACGCAGATCCTCCTGAGCGACATCGACAAGTTTCACAAAGGAATCGCCAATCTGTTCCGCACCGGGGAAACGGCGTCCGATCTTCTCGTCGAGTTGGCCAAAATCTACATCAATTTCTTCCTGGGCGACAAGGAGCTGTTCCGGATTCTCATGACCTTCATGCTCCATACGGAGCACATGAATCTTCCGGAAGAACTGAACCGCCACGTTGTCAAGACCACGAACAAAACCATCAGCGTCATCGAGAAAATCTTCCAGTACGGGGTGGACCGGGGAGAATTCCCGCCCACGATGAATCTCCGCCTGAACCGTGACGTCATATGGGGTCTTCTCAACGGAATCATTTCCCTTCACCTCTTTACCGGGTTGGAAGGCCGGAGAGAGGAGCGCATTCGCTCTACTGTCGAGGAAGGGATACGGGAGGTCATCCGCGGTCTGACGACCCCGGAAACAGCAGCGGAAGACCAGATGAAGACGGCTGCAGGCGGAAGAACGGACCGGTAG
- a CDS encoding acyl-CoA dehydrogenase, which produces MSKLVNGRDQQFVLFEQLGIEKLFATEKFSAFSKDDIMMIIKEAEKLCANVIEPTYKEGDHEGCTFKDGKVYVPKCFHEAYKKYNEGGWLAMIRSPEVGGQGLPHTVGNACAELISAANFAFWMYPGLTNGAAALIDTFGTEEQKNKYMYKMYEGKWGGTMCLTEPGAGSDVGALKSTAKRLPDGKYLITGTKCFISCGDHDLTDNIIHPVLARIEGDPPGTAGISIFIVPKYKVNDDGSLGEFNDVKTGNIEHKMGIKGSATCTLNFGEDGKCIGELLGKEREGMRVMFQMMNEARMEVGMQSLGHATAAFESALAYTRERIQMTPVWEMKNPDAKAVPIIKHPDIRRDLMWMKSYVEGLRALNLYASFCLDMSHVTEGAESKKWFGMLELLTPICKAFSSDIALMVCSKAVDAYGGYGYCSEYPVEQYMRDVKIAAIYEGTNGIQALDLVGRKLGANKGANVMNLAGEIMATIGKAKASKELQKYAGKLEEAGNALIDLTMAFAGYGKSSSFLLPVLNASPYLEIFGDVVLGWLLVQAAVIADEKLNALYEANGADSIGKQRALVHTNPEVAFYQGKIASAKFFSVEMLSTVKTRCELIKEGEKVPIEIADECFSA; this is translated from the coding sequence ATGAGCAAGCTGGTAAACGGGAGAGATCAGCAGTTTGTCCTCTTTGAACAGTTGGGGATTGAAAAACTGTTCGCCACTGAGAAATTTTCCGCTTTCTCCAAGGATGACATCATGATGATCATCAAGGAAGCGGAGAAGCTTTGTGCCAACGTTATCGAACCCACGTACAAGGAAGGGGATCACGAAGGCTGTACGTTCAAGGACGGCAAGGTCTACGTACCGAAGTGCTTTCACGAGGCCTACAAAAAATACAACGAGGGTGGCTGGCTCGCCATGATTCGTTCCCCCGAGGTTGGGGGACAGGGGCTGCCCCATACGGTGGGCAATGCATGCGCCGAGCTGATCTCGGCGGCCAATTTCGCCTTCTGGATGTATCCAGGCCTTACCAACGGCGCCGCCGCCCTGATCGATACGTTCGGGACGGAGGAGCAGAAGAACAAGTACATGTACAAGATGTACGAAGGCAAGTGGGGCGGAACGATGTGCCTAACCGAGCCCGGTGCGGGCAGCGACGTCGGTGCCCTGAAATCGACGGCCAAGCGCCTGCCCGACGGCAAGTACCTCATCACCGGGACAAAGTGCTTCATCTCCTGCGGGGATCACGACCTGACGGACAACATCATTCACCCTGTCCTGGCGCGCATCGAAGGAGATCCCCCGGGGACGGCGGGCATTTCCATCTTCATCGTGCCCAAGTACAAGGTGAACGACGACGGTTCGCTGGGCGAGTTCAATGACGTGAAAACGGGAAACATCGAACACAAGATGGGCATCAAGGGCAGCGCCACCTGTACGCTGAATTTCGGTGAAGACGGAAAGTGCATCGGCGAGCTTCTCGGCAAGGAGCGCGAGGGAATGCGGGTCATGTTCCAGATGATGAACGAGGCACGGATGGAAGTGGGCATGCAGTCCCTGGGGCACGCCACGGCAGCCTTTGAGAGCGCCCTCGCCTACACCCGGGAGCGCATCCAGATGACGCCTGTCTGGGAAATGAAGAACCCCGATGCCAAGGCCGTTCCGATCATCAAGCATCCCGACATCCGGCGGGACCTGATGTGGATGAAATCCTACGTGGAAGGGCTCCGGGCCCTGAATCTCTATGCATCCTTCTGCCTGGACATGTCCCATGTGACGGAGGGGGCGGAGTCCAAAAAGTGGTTTGGCATGCTGGAACTCCTGACCCCGATCTGCAAGGCCTTCTCCTCCGACATCGCACTGATGGTCTGCTCCAAGGCCGTCGATGCCTACGGCGGATACGGCTACTGCAGCGAATATCCCGTGGAACAGTACATGCGAGACGTTAAGATCGCGGCTATTTACGAGGGGACCAACGGGATCCAGGCCCTCGACCTGGTGGGCCGCAAGCTGGGCGCCAACAAGGGCGCAAACGTCATGAACCTGGCCGGTGAGATCATGGCGACCATCGGCAAGGCGAAGGCTTCCAAAGAATTGCAGAAGTACGCCGGCAAGCTGGAAGAGGCGGGGAACGCCCTGATCGACCTGACCATGGCCTTCGCCGGCTACGGCAAGAGCTCGAGCTTCCTGCTGCCCGTCCTGAACGCGTCCCCCTATCTGGAGATCTTCGGAGACGTGGTCCTGGGCTGGCTGCTCGTCCAGGCGGCGGTGATCGCGGATGAGAAGCTGAACGCCCTGTACGAGGCTAACGGTGCCGACAGCATCGGAAAGCAGCGCGCGCTGGTTCATACGAATCCCGAAGTGGCCTTCTACCAGGGCAAGATCGCATCGGCAAAATTCTTCTCCGTGGAAATGCTCTCGACGGTCAAGACCCGCTGCGAACTCATCAAGGAAGGGGAGAAGGTGCCCATCGAGATCGCCGACGAGTGCTTCTCGGCGTAA
- a CDS encoding 3-hydroxyacyl-CoA dehydrogenase: MSYQIKKAAVLGAGVMGATIAAHLTNAGIECCLLDIVPFELTEADKKAGLTEKSPAWRNRFAASGLAGVTKSKPASFYSRKNAAMVKVGNFEDNLKWLADVDWVIEVVIENLKIKQDLFAKVEKIVKPGCIVTTNTSGLPIKDITANFSKKLKEHFLGTHFFNPPRYMKLLEVIPGKETKKEVVEFMIKFCEEVLGKGVVVCKDVPNFIGNRIGVFDISNAIALMVQKGLKIEEVDAVIGKAVGRPGTAVFGTLDLVGLDTGYHVMKNLYAAVPDDESRELFIPAGFMDKMMEKKWLGNKTKQGFYKKTKDAKGKKAKLVLDYSTLDYVAPTKPKFESVSAAKKASDLGIAESMKIVFNGKDKAADLIREYLCNNFIYAVNRIPEIADRVVEIDNAMKWGYNHALGPFETWDAVGVRNAVDVMKKLGKKVPKKIEDMLKAGCESFYDKKADGLYYYDFAKKGYVKLEDNPRVILLPALKEQNKVVAENASASLIDIGDGVACLELHTKMNAVDDGVIEMINKSCDIVEKDFLGMVVGNHDPRAFSAGANIFKVLLAIQQGDWDVLEALVANFQNANMRMKYLSKPVVTAPAGLALGGGCEIAMHGARCQPCGETYMGLVEVGVGVIPAGGGCKEILVRVTEGLPDGVVEAGLNLQFHMAKAFENIGTAKVATSAMEAMELGYIRKTENISLNRDQQIWDAKQVVLGLSKFYKPPRPALIPVMGENFRGMANGVLYNMRHGNYASDYDVHVGRKVAYILSGGDCNEGTYVTEQDILDLEKEAFLSLCGEKRTQDRIMHMLSTGKPLRN, translated from the coding sequence ATGTCATATCAGATCAAAAAAGCCGCTGTTCTGGGAGCCGGGGTCATGGGGGCCACCATCGCCGCCCACCTGACCAATGCGGGGATCGAGTGCTGTCTGCTCGACATCGTCCCCTTCGAGCTCACTGAAGCCGATAAAAAAGCCGGTTTGACCGAGAAGAGTCCCGCCTGGCGGAACCGCTTTGCCGCCAGCGGGCTGGCCGGCGTCACGAAATCCAAGCCGGCGAGTTTCTATTCCAGGAAAAACGCCGCCATGGTCAAGGTCGGCAACTTCGAGGACAACCTGAAGTGGCTGGCCGATGTCGACTGGGTCATCGAAGTCGTCATCGAAAACCTGAAGATCAAGCAGGACCTGTTCGCAAAGGTCGAGAAGATCGTGAAGCCCGGCTGCATCGTCACAACCAACACCTCGGGTCTTCCCATCAAGGACATCACCGCCAACTTCAGCAAAAAGCTGAAAGAGCACTTCCTGGGAACCCACTTCTTCAATCCCCCCCGGTACATGAAGCTCCTGGAGGTTATCCCCGGCAAGGAGACGAAGAAGGAAGTTGTCGAGTTCATGATCAAATTCTGCGAGGAAGTGCTCGGGAAGGGCGTTGTAGTCTGCAAGGACGTCCCGAACTTCATCGGCAACCGCATCGGTGTCTTCGACATCTCCAACGCCATCGCGCTGATGGTCCAGAAGGGCCTGAAGATCGAGGAAGTGGACGCCGTCATCGGCAAGGCCGTGGGTCGCCCCGGCACAGCCGTCTTCGGAACCCTGGACCTGGTCGGTCTCGACACGGGCTACCACGTCATGAAGAACCTCTATGCCGCCGTGCCCGACGATGAGTCCCGCGAGCTCTTCATCCCCGCGGGCTTCATGGACAAGATGATGGAGAAGAAGTGGCTCGGCAACAAGACCAAGCAGGGCTTCTACAAAAAGACCAAGGACGCCAAGGGCAAGAAAGCCAAGCTGGTGCTGGACTACAGCACCCTCGATTACGTGGCGCCCACGAAACCGAAATTTGAGTCCGTCAGTGCGGCCAAGAAGGCCTCCGATCTCGGCATTGCCGAATCGATGAAGATCGTCTTCAACGGGAAAGACAAGGCTGCAGACCTGATCCGGGAATACCTCTGCAACAACTTCATTTACGCCGTGAACCGGATTCCCGAGATCGCCGACCGCGTCGTGGAGATCGACAACGCCATGAAGTGGGGCTACAACCACGCCCTCGGACCCTTCGAGACGTGGGATGCCGTAGGCGTCCGCAATGCCGTGGACGTCATGAAGAAACTCGGCAAGAAGGTGCCCAAGAAAATCGAAGACATGCTCAAGGCGGGCTGCGAGTCCTTCTACGACAAGAAGGCCGACGGCCTGTACTACTATGATTTTGCCAAGAAGGGCTACGTCAAGCTGGAGGACAACCCGAGGGTCATTCTCCTGCCCGCCCTGAAGGAGCAGAACAAGGTCGTCGCGGAGAACGCCTCCGCCAGCCTCATCGACATCGGCGACGGCGTGGCGTGCCTCGAGCTCCACACGAAGATGAACGCCGTGGACGACGGCGTGATCGAGATGATCAACAAGAGCTGCGACATCGTCGAGAAGGACTTCCTCGGCATGGTCGTCGGCAACCACGATCCCCGGGCCTTCTCGGCCGGCGCGAACATCTTCAAGGTCCTCCTGGCCATCCAGCAGGGCGACTGGGATGTCCTGGAAGCGCTGGTTGCGAATTTCCAGAACGCCAACATGAGGATGAAGTACCTCTCCAAGCCTGTTGTGACCGCCCCGGCCGGACTGGCCCTGGGCGGCGGCTGCGAGATTGCCATGCACGGCGCCCGCTGTCAGCCCTGCGGTGAGACCTACATGGGCCTCGTCGAAGTCGGCGTGGGCGTAATCCCCGCGGGCGGCGGATGCAAGGAAATCCTGGTCCGCGTTACCGAAGGTTTGCCCGACGGCGTCGTCGAAGCGGGCCTGAACCTGCAGTTCCACATGGCCAAGGCCTTCGAGAACATCGGGACGGCCAAGGTCGCCACCAGCGCCATGGAGGCCATGGAGCTGGGGTACATCCGCAAGACCGAGAACATCAGCCTCAACCGTGATCAGCAGATCTGGGATGCCAAGCAGGTCGTTCTCGGCCTGTCCAAGTTCTACAAGCCGCCGCGGCCTGCACTCATCCCCGTGATGGGCGAGAACTTCCGCGGAATGGCCAACGGCGTCCTGTACAACATGCGCCACGGCAACTACGCCTCGGACTACGACGTCCACGTCGGCCGGAAGGTGGCCTACATCCTCTCCGGCGGCGACTGCAACGAAGGGACCTACGTGACGGAGCAGGACATCCTGGATCTCGAAAAGGAAGCCTTCCTCTCCCTCTGCGGCGAGAAAAGGACCCAGGACCGGATCATGCACATGCTCTCCACGGGCAAGCCGCTCCGGAATTAG
- a CDS encoding thiolase family protein, with translation MTDAVIVEAVRSPGGRYKRGGLAATRGDEIGFQVIRGLMARVPAVKPEDVDDLIVGCAFPEAEQGMNYGRVLAIGAGLPISVSGMTINRFCSSGVQSIADATAKIRAGWSDIIIAGGCETMSHIPMGGSIFRPNPDWNFDGGQPNVYVSMGITAENVAVSYNVSREDMDKMGVESNRRAYEAIKAGKFKEEIIPIEAFKYKRDKNGKRIRDKVVFDTDDGVRWPVKLEDMAKLKSPFKAGGVITAANASQMTDGAAFSLLMSAEKAKELGLKPLAKLSYFAVAGCKAEEMGMGPAYAIPKVLKMAGLTTKDIDVFEVNEAFASQAIACCRLLGIEDRYWAGDINPNGGAIALGHPLGATGGKLTAQLLHEMKRRKAKKGIVSMCIGGGMGAAAIYEML, from the coding sequence ATGACTGATGCTGTGATTGTTGAAGCGGTCAGAAGTCCTGGTGGACGTTATAAGAGGGGCGGCCTTGCCGCAACGAGAGGGGATGAAATTGGTTTCCAGGTAATCCGGGGCCTCATGGCCCGGGTCCCCGCAGTGAAGCCGGAAGACGTGGACGACCTGATCGTCGGCTGCGCCTTTCCGGAGGCCGAGCAGGGCATGAACTACGGCCGGGTGCTCGCCATCGGTGCCGGACTGCCGATCAGCGTGTCCGGCATGACGATCAACCGCTTCTGCTCCTCGGGCGTGCAGTCCATCGCCGACGCCACGGCGAAGATCCGGGCCGGCTGGTCCGATATCATCATCGCCGGCGGCTGTGAGACCATGTCCCACATCCCCATGGGCGGCAGCATTTTCCGCCCGAACCCCGACTGGAACTTCGATGGCGGCCAGCCCAACGTGTATGTTTCCATGGGCATCACCGCGGAGAACGTGGCGGTCAGCTACAATGTCTCCCGGGAAGACATGGACAAGATGGGCGTGGAGAGCAACCGCCGGGCTTACGAGGCCATCAAGGCCGGGAAGTTCAAGGAAGAGATCATTCCCATCGAGGCCTTCAAGTACAAGAGGGACAAGAACGGGAAGCGGATCCGCGACAAGGTCGTCTTCGACACGGACGACGGCGTGAGGTGGCCCGTGAAGCTGGAGGATATGGCCAAGCTGAAGTCGCCCTTCAAGGCAGGCGGTGTCATCACGGCGGCCAATGCCTCCCAGATGACCGACGGCGCGGCGTTCTCCCTGCTCATGTCGGCCGAGAAGGCCAAGGAACTGGGGCTGAAGCCCCTGGCCAAGCTGAGTTACTTTGCCGTCGCGGGCTGCAAGGCCGAGGAGATGGGCATGGGCCCGGCCTACGCGATTCCCAAGGTCCTGAAGATGGCCGGTTTGACCACGAAGGACATCGATGTCTTCGAGGTCAACGAGGCCTTCGCCTCGCAGGCCATCGCCTGCTGCCGTCTCCTCGGGATCGAAGACCGCTACTGGGCCGGTGACATCAACCCGAACGGCGGCGCCATCGCCTTGGGGCACCCCCTGGGAGCGACGGGCGGCAAGCTGACGGCCCAGCTGCTCCACGAGATGAAGCGCCGGAAGGCGAAGAAGGGCATCGTCTCCATGTGTATCGGCGGCGGCATGGGTGCGGCTGCGATCTACGAGATGCTGTAA